Within Deinococcus actinosclerus, the genomic segment AATTGCGCCGCTGAGGTACCATCGGGGGTGTGAATCTCGCGGTGGTGCTCGTTTCTCCTAAAACTCCTGGCAATATCGGTTCGGCGGCGCGCGCCATGCTGAACATGGGGGCGCGGGACCTGCGACTGGTCGCGCCGCGCTGCGATCACCTCGATTCCGGCGCGGTGGCGATGGCGGTCCATGCGGCGGATCTGCTGCGCGAGGCGAAGGTCTACCCGACGCTGCGCGAGGCGCTGGCCGACCGGGACCTGAGTGTGGGCACCACCGCCCGCCTGCGCGCGGACCTGGCGCCGCCGCAGCACCCGGCGTACGTGCGGCCGCTCGTGCGCGCGGCGGCCGCGCCCGCGCTGGTGTTCGGCCCCGAGGAGACCGGGCTGATCAACAGCGACCTGGAGCAGTGCCAGCTGGCGGTGCGCATCCCGACCGGGGACTACGCGAGCCTGAACCTCGCGCAGGCGGTGCTGCTGGTGTGCTACGAGTTCCTGCAGGGGCAGGACGAACTGCCCGAGCGGCAGCGCAAGACCGCCACGCGTGAGGAGATGGAGGCCCTGTACGGGCACCTGCGCGAGACGATGACCCTGATCGGCTACACGGACGCGGTGCGGGCGCGCCACACGCTGCGGCTGTGGCGGGCGGTGCTCGACCGGGCGCTGATGAGCAGTGCCGAGAGCCGCCTGTTCCGCGGCCTGCTGCGGCAGGTGCACTGGAAGGTGGAGGACGCCGCCGCGCGCGGCACGACCGCGCCCCGGCAGGCTCCTGCGCCGGACACCCCCGAGCTGGACCTCCCCGCTACCGACGACCAGCCCGGGCGCTGAGGGGGGGCGCCGGGACGGCCCGCCCGGCGCGGCGGGCCTAGACTGGGGGCATGACGGACGCTCCCGCGCCGCGCCAGCCTGTCCCTGACGCCCTGACCCCCGACCTCTCCCCCATGCCCGATCATCTGCCGGACGCCCTGCCCGAGGCGCTGGACGGCGCGCCGGTACGGGGGCCGCGGGGGTTCCGGCTGTCGGACCGGGTGCGGGTGGTGCGCAATGTCCTGCCGCCGCTGATCGTGCTGGTGGTGGGCGTGGTGGAGTTCCTGATCTCGCTGCTGCCCGGCGCGGCGCTGGAGCTATGGGCGCACCTGCTGTTCTACGGGCTGGTGGGCCCGGCGGTGACGTACTTCAGCGTGGAGTGGATCGCGGAGGGCACCCGCGCGCGTGAGCGGGCCGAGCGGCAGCTGCTGGACCTGTACGGCGAGCTGCGGGTATCGCACGCGCGGCTGGGGGCGGTGCAGGAACTCATGCGGGACCTGTCGGACGCGGCGGACATGGGCGCGGTGCTGGACGTCGCGGCGCGCGGCGCGGTGCGCGTGACCGGAGCGCAGCGGGCGACGCTGACGGTGCCGGGCGGCCTGAGCGGCACGGCCCGCGCCGAGGGGTCCAGCGAGGCGTCGGGGCCGCTGCATCCGCTGAAGGTGCCGGTGCCGGGCGGCGGGGCGCTCGCGCTGCACTTCCAGGACGCCCCCCCGGCGGACGCCGAGGCGCTGGCGCAGGCGCTGGCCTCGGAGGTCGCGCGCGGCGTGGAGGCGGTGCGGCAGCGGACGCTGGACCTGATGACGCTGTACTCGGTGGATCAGAGTATCCGCGCCGAGCGCAACATGCGCCGCCTGCTGGGCCGCGTGACGCACGCCATGGCGGGCCGCGTGGGGGCCGGGGCGCGGGCGGTGGTCCTGAGCGATCAGGACGGGGTGCTGCGGCTGGAGTACGCGCAGGACGCGCACGGCGAGCGGCGCGGCGGGGTCGCTCCGGCGTTCGCGCAGCGGGTCGCGCAGGCCGAGGCGGCCCTGAAGGCCACCGACGAGGAGGCCGGGGAAGTGTTCCCGGAGGCCCGCAGCGTGCTGGGCCTGCCCATGCGCGACGAGGAGGGCCTGGTGGGCGTGCTGCTGCTGGGCGACCCGGACCCGAACGCCTTCGACGACGCGCGGGTGTCGCTGCTGGCGCTGATGGCGGGGCAGGCGACGCTGGCGGTCCGCAACGCGCGGGCGTACCTGTACTCGGAGGAACTGGCGATCAGTGACGAGCGCGCCCGCATCGCGCGCGAGATTCACGACGGGGTGGCGCAGTCGCTGGCCTTCGCGGCGCTGAAGCTGGACGTCGTGGCCCGGCAGATCCACACCGATCCCCCGAAGGCGGAGGCCG encodes:
- a CDS encoding RNA methyltransferase — encoded protein: MNLAVVLVSPKTPGNIGSAARAMLNMGARDLRLVAPRCDHLDSGAVAMAVHAADLLREAKVYPTLREALADRDLSVGTTARLRADLAPPQHPAYVRPLVRAAAAPALVFGPEETGLINSDLEQCQLAVRIPTGDYASLNLAQAVLLVCYEFLQGQDELPERQRKTATREEMEALYGHLRETMTLIGYTDAVRARHTLRLWRAVLDRALMSSAESRLFRGLLRQVHWKVEDAAARGTTAPRQAPAPDTPELDLPATDDQPGR
- a CDS encoding GAF domain-containing sensor histidine kinase gives rise to the protein MPDHLPDALPEALDGAPVRGPRGFRLSDRVRVVRNVLPPLIVLVVGVVEFLISLLPGAALELWAHLLFYGLVGPAVTYFSVEWIAEGTRARERAERQLLDLYGELRVSHARLGAVQELMRDLSDAADMGAVLDVAARGAVRVTGAQRATLTVPGGLSGTARAEGSSEASGPLHPLKVPVPGGGALALHFQDAPPADAEALAQALASEVARGVEAVRQRTLDLMTLYSVDQSIRAERNMRRLLGRVTHAMAGRVGAGARAVVLSDQDGVLRLEYAQDAHGERRGGVAPAFAQRVAQAEAALKATDEEAGEVFPEARSVLGLPMRDEEGLVGVLLLGDPDPNAFDDARVSLLALMAGQATLAVRNARAYLYSEELAISDERARIAREIHDGVAQSLAFAALKLDVVARQIHTDPPKAEAEVRAATTLLREQIREVRRSIFALRPIDLERYGLLETVRRYVLDFGEQNGLRVHLNVSGDVHLAPGDEAVVFRILQESLNNVAKHARAQEVKVTLHGAEQVTLRVQDDGAGFDPETITGRVSSAGGLGLLQMRERIEARGGLYRVLSSPGHGTLVEAELPQG